The Armatimonadota bacterium region GACGGAGGGCATGGGGTCCTCCGCGGACGCTCAGGCGGGCAGGCGTTCGAGCTCCTCCCGGAGGAGGCGGTTCACGAGGGCAGGGTTTGCCCGGCCACCCGTCCGCTTCATGACCTGCCCCACCAGGAACCCGATGGCCCGTTCCTTGCCCTTCCGGAAGTCCTGGACGGGCTCCGGATGCTCCGCGAGCACGGCCCGCACCACCTCCCGCAGGGCTTCCTCATCGCTGATCTGCAACAGCCCTCGCTCCCGCACCACCTCGGAGGGACGTTTCCCGGTCCCGAGCACCTCGGGGAGGATGTCCTTGGCGATGCGGCCGGAGATCACGCCCTCCTCGATGAGCCGGACGAGCTCCGCGAGATGCAGGGGGGTGATGGGGAGATCCTCCAGCTCCAGGTTGCGCTCGTTGAGGTAACCGGCCACATCTCCCACGAGCCAGTTGGCGATCGCCCGGGGACTCGGGTACAGCCGCACCGCCTCCTCGAAGAAATCCGCCTGGAACCGCGTGGAGACCAGGAGCTCCGCCTCGTACCGGCCGAACCCGTACACCCGCATGAGCCGATCGCGGCGGGCATCCGGAAGTTCCGGGAGCCCCGCGCGCACCCGCTCGATCCAGGCGGGCGTGATCTCCAGGGGGACCAGGTCCGGCTCCGGAAAGTACCGGTAGTCCTCCGCCTCCTCCTTGGTGCGGGAGGCAAAGGTGACCCCGCTCCGTTCGTCCCAGTGCCGGGTCTCCTGGACCACCGCCTCTCCCCGCTGCAACAGAGCCCGCTGCCGCCCGATCTCGTACTGCAATGCCCGCTCCACCGCCCGGATGGAGTTCATGTTCTTCACCTCCGTCCGGGTTCCGAGGGGCTCCCCGGGCCGACGGAGGGAGACGTTGGCGTCGCACCGCAGGGTCCCTTCCTCCATACGCCCGGAGCTCACCTCCGCGTACTGGAGGATCTGCCGGAGCTTGAGCAGAAACGCCCGGGCCTCCTGCGGGGATCGGAGGTCCGGATAGGTGACGATCTCCATGAGGGGGACACCGGA contains the following coding sequences:
- the gatB gene encoding Asp-tRNA(Asn)/Glu-tRNA(Gln) amidotransferase subunit GatB encodes the protein MTEYEVVIGLEIHVQLWTESKMFCGCSTRFGAPPNTQTCPTCLGLPGALPVINRKAVELGLRTALALHCTVHPRSQFHRKNYYYPDLPKNYQISQYQYLDHPPLATDGYLEIEVEGTLRRVGIRRVHLEEDTGRLVHPEGEDYSLVDYNRSGVPLMEIVTYPDLRSPQEARAFLLKLRQILQYAEVSSGRMEEGTLRCDANVSLRRPGEPLGTRTEVKNMNSIRAVERALQYEIGRQRALLQRGEAVVQETRHWDERSGVTFASRTKEEAEDYRYFPEPDLVPLEITPAWIERVRAGLPELPDARRDRLMRVYGFGRYEAELLVSTRFQADFFEEAVRLYPSPRAIANWLVGDVAGYLNERNLELEDLPITPLHLAELVRLIEEGVISGRIAKDILPEVLGTGKRPSEVVRERGLLQISDEEALREVVRAVLAEHPEPVQDFRKGKERAIGFLVGQVMKRTGGRANPALVNRLLREELERLPA